In Streptomyces sp. DG2A-72, one genomic interval encodes:
- a CDS encoding PPOX class F420-dependent oxidoreductase, producing the protein MAEFTEAEHAYLKTQRLGRLATVDPHGQPQANPVGIFPQDDGTILIGGRAMGATKKWRNLRKNPKVALVVDDMISARPWRVRGVDIRGEAELLVGPHDLGPHFSDEVIRVHPRWIHSWGLEEA; encoded by the coding sequence ATGGCGGAATTCACCGAAGCCGAACACGCGTACCTGAAGACCCAGCGGCTGGGACGGCTGGCCACCGTCGACCCGCACGGCCAGCCGCAGGCCAACCCGGTCGGGATCTTCCCCCAGGACGACGGGACGATCCTGATCGGCGGCCGGGCGATGGGCGCCACCAAGAAGTGGCGCAACCTCCGGAAGAACCCGAAGGTCGCCCTCGTCGTCGACGACATGATCAGCGCCCGCCCCTGGCGGGTCCGCGGCGTCGACATCCGCGGCGAGGCCGAACTCCTCGTAGGCCCACACGACTTGGGCCCCCACTTCAGCGATGAGGTGATCCGCGTCCATCCACGGTGGATCCACAGCTGGGGACTGGAGGAGGCCTGA
- a CDS encoding DUF456 domain-containing protein, translated as MGVLDLLLVGVVILLGLCGVLVPGVPGSWLVWAAVMWWALKDPQPVAWWVLVGATVALLLSQVVRWTLPPRRLRASGATPRMGVYAGAGAFLGFLLIPVLGAIPGFMGGIYLYERLRLGRHGEARAALRTAMRNGGSSVLAELFTCLVIFGAWLGAVLWG; from the coding sequence ATGGGAGTCCTGGACCTCCTGCTGGTCGGCGTGGTCATCCTGCTCGGCCTGTGCGGAGTGCTGGTGCCCGGGGTGCCGGGGTCGTGGCTCGTGTGGGCCGCGGTCATGTGGTGGGCGCTGAAGGATCCGCAGCCCGTCGCCTGGTGGGTGCTCGTGGGCGCCACCGTCGCGCTGCTCCTGTCCCAGGTGGTCCGCTGGACCCTGCCGCCCCGGCGTCTGCGCGCGAGCGGCGCCACGCCCAGGATGGGGGTGTACGCCGGTGCGGGGGCGTTCCTCGGCTTCCTCCTGATCCCCGTGCTGGGCGCCATCCCCGGCTTCATGGGCGGCATCTACCTGTACGAGCGCCTCCGGCTGGGCCGCCACGGTGAGGCGAGGGCGGCGTTGCGTACGGCGATGCGCAACGGGGGCTCCAGTGTGCTGGCGGAGCTGTTCACGTGTCTGGTGATCTTCGGGGCGTGGCTGGGGGCGGTGCTCTGGGGCTGA
- a CDS encoding cellulose binding domain-containing protein, producing MPDLPTPQDAAEAALFSECWDAVLSYADLCTAGSAAATRLATEAFALGIREARAGETGTSRNAGRRPARLPRIPLLLTAVRTTAAAWETDGQGHKLDPELRLWLNSDKAERYTGPPLQRPLALRGLRDMQEPDAALLWLAEVEALPMSVVARRLGLDPASVSDELEQVRVLFRDRCHRAHLDTPMAAQCRSYARLLDAVTRSPLADTPDDLSRHLSRCVECAEAAACLRLHGGGLPAALAGGVIGWGGLAYLERRRRAAEVRLGAGRPDPADAEAPPNLGAHKARVVRGGLLVAAVIVSLLALGVSMMPGGATDDGAAGPTDGSDRQPVAVPSFSEPSTSARPSDSATVSPEPSATGPSDPSDDKASDPEPQGTTSSTARGGDPDPGTDDPATCEVAYDLVNQWPDGFQATVTVTTTEALDNWRVAWSFKDGQQVGQMWDASFAQDGSRVTATAADYNKTVPADGSLAFGFLSSWRGKNSPGYDFTLNGHDCTKA from the coding sequence ATGCCCGACCTGCCGACCCCTCAGGACGCCGCCGAGGCCGCGCTGTTCTCCGAGTGCTGGGACGCGGTGCTCTCGTACGCCGACCTGTGCACGGCCGGATCCGCCGCGGCCACCCGGCTGGCCACCGAGGCCTTCGCGCTCGGTATACGCGAGGCCCGTGCCGGTGAGACCGGCACGTCCAGGAACGCCGGCCGCCGCCCGGCCCGGCTGCCCCGGATTCCCTTGCTGCTGACGGCCGTTCGGACCACCGCGGCGGCTTGGGAGACCGACGGCCAGGGCCACAAGCTCGACCCGGAGCTGCGGCTGTGGCTCAACTCGGACAAGGCCGAACGCTATACCGGACCTCCGCTGCAGCGCCCGCTCGCGCTGCGCGGCCTGCGCGACATGCAGGAACCGGACGCGGCGCTGCTGTGGCTGGCCGAGGTGGAGGCCCTGCCGATGTCCGTCGTGGCCCGTCGGCTCGGCCTCGACCCGGCGTCGGTCTCCGACGAACTCGAGCAGGTGCGGGTCCTGTTCCGGGACCGCTGCCACCGCGCCCATCTCGACACGCCGATGGCCGCGCAGTGCCGCAGCTACGCCCGGCTGCTCGACGCGGTCACCCGCTCCCCGCTCGCCGACACCCCGGACGACCTCTCCCGGCACCTCTCCCGGTGTGTGGAGTGCGCGGAGGCAGCCGCCTGTCTGCGGCTGCACGGCGGCGGGTTGCCGGCCGCGCTCGCCGGCGGTGTGATCGGCTGGGGCGGCCTCGCCTATCTGGAGCGCCGTCGCAGAGCCGCCGAGGTACGGCTGGGTGCCGGGCGCCCGGACCCCGCGGACGCGGAGGCGCCCCCGAACCTCGGTGCGCACAAGGCGCGCGTCGTGCGGGGCGGCCTCCTCGTCGCCGCCGTCATCGTCTCCCTGCTGGCGCTGGGCGTGTCGATGATGCCCGGCGGCGCCACCGACGACGGCGCCGCGGGACCCACCGACGGTTCCGACCGCCAGCCGGTGGCCGTCCCCAGCTTCTCCGAACCGTCCACCAGCGCGCGGCCCTCGGACTCGGCGACCGTCTCGCCCGAGCCGTCGGCGACCGGTCCCTCGGACCCCTCCGACGACAAGGCGTCCGACCCGGAACCCCAGGGCACCACCTCCTCCACCGCCCGCGGCGGCGACCCGGACCCCGGGACGGACGATCCGGCCACCTGCGAGGTCGCGTACGACCTGGTCAACCAGTGGCCCGACGGCTTCCAGGCCACCGTCACTGTCACCACCACCGAGGCCCTGGACAACTGGCGGGTCGCCTGGTCCTTCAAGGACGGCCAGCAGGTCGGCCAGATGTGGGACGCGAGCTTCGCCCAGGACGGCTCCCGCGTCACCGCCACCGCCGCCGACTACAACAAGACCGTCCCCGCCGACGGCTCTCTCGCCTTCGGCTTCCTCTCCTCCTGGCGCGGCAAGAACTCCCCGGGGTACGACTTCACCCTCAACGGCCACGACTGCACGAAGGCCTGA
- a CDS encoding FAD-binding protein, giving the protein MAETVTNWAGNITYTAKELHRPHSQAALRALVTGSDRVRVLGSGHSFNEIAEPGVEGALVSLGGLPVEVDVDSAARTVRVGGGVRYSDLARHVHERGFALPNMASLPHISVAGSVATGTHGSGIRNGSLATPVREVEIVTADGSTVVIGRDDERFGGAVTSLGALGVVTALTLDLEPSYDVEQHVFTELPLAGLDFDTFETVMAAAYSVSLFTDWREPGFRQVWLKRRTDEPLPDFPWAAPATEKLHPVPGMPAVNCTEQFGVPGPWHERLPHFRAEFTPSSGAELQSEYLLPRPYALDMLHALDAIRTRLAPVVQTCEVRTVAADTQWLSPAYGRDTVAVHFTWVEDTDAVLPVVRRVEEALDGLDARPHWGKVFTAAPLGRYPRLGDFRALAQVLDPSGKFANAFVRDILAG; this is encoded by the coding sequence ATGGCCGAAACCGTGACCAACTGGGCGGGCAACATCACGTACACCGCCAAGGAGCTGCACCGCCCGCACTCGCAGGCCGCGCTGCGCGCGCTCGTGACGGGCAGCGACCGCGTACGGGTGCTGGGCAGCGGGCACTCCTTCAACGAGATCGCCGAGCCGGGCGTCGAGGGGGCGCTGGTGTCGCTGGGCGGCCTGCCCGTCGAGGTCGATGTCGACTCGGCGGCGCGCACGGTGCGGGTCGGCGGCGGGGTCCGGTACTCCGACCTGGCCCGCCATGTGCACGAGCGGGGTTTCGCGCTGCCGAACATGGCATCCCTCCCGCACATCTCGGTGGCCGGTTCGGTGGCGACCGGCACCCACGGGTCGGGCATCCGCAACGGGTCGCTCGCCACACCGGTGCGCGAGGTGGAGATCGTCACGGCGGACGGGTCGACCGTCGTCATCGGGCGGGACGACGAACGGTTCGGCGGGGCGGTGACCTCGCTCGGCGCGCTCGGTGTCGTCACCGCGCTCACCCTCGACCTGGAGCCGTCCTACGACGTCGAGCAGCACGTGTTCACCGAACTGCCGCTGGCCGGGCTGGACTTCGACACGTTCGAGACGGTGATGGCGGCGGCGTACAGCGTGAGCCTCTTCACCGACTGGCGCGAGCCCGGCTTCCGGCAGGTGTGGCTGAAGCGGCGCACCGACGAGCCGCTGCCCGACTTCCCGTGGGCCGCGCCCGCCACCGAGAAGCTGCACCCCGTGCCGGGCATGCCCGCGGTGAACTGCACCGAGCAGTTCGGCGTGCCGGGGCCGTGGCACGAGCGACTGCCGCACTTCCGGGCCGAGTTCACGCCCAGCAGCGGCGCCGAGCTCCAGTCGGAGTACCTGCTGCCACGCCCGTACGCCCTCGACATGCTGCACGCGCTCGACGCGATCCGTACGCGGCTTGCTCCCGTCGTGCAGACCTGCGAGGTGCGGACGGTCGCCGCGGACACGCAGTGGCTGAGCCCGGCGTACGGGCGGGACACCGTGGCCGTGCACTTCACCTGGGTCGAGGACACGGACGCGGTGCTGCCGGTGGTGCGGCGGGTGGAGGAGGCGCTGGACGGGCTCGACGCCCGGCCGCACTGGGGGAAGGTGTTCACCGCAGCCCCGTTGGGCCGGTATCCGCGGCTCGGCGACTTCCGGGCGCTGGCTCAAGTACTCGACCCCAGCGGCAAATTCGCCAACGCCTTCGTGCGGGACATCCTGGCCGGCTGA
- a CDS encoding ROK family protein, giving the protein MKRTSRDIRTANRYEVLRQIIAESPTSRQELAAATELSLATVATLVGELLDLRMITEVGFEDSAGPARGLVAVNASGGALIGVDIAETYVHVELFDLGLNVLARADEDMGPGESLPEQVVAHVAAAVGSVVAQAGIEGARVLGVGVSVPGQVDRDTGVSEYAPNWDWHDVPLLDLLSEVIAYPLYLDNPLRAGAVAEMWFGAARGRGDTVVVNLGTGVGAGLALGGGLYRGVSNSAGEWGHTTLVLDGRLCRCGNRGCVEAYVGAAGIMLNLRELSPRSPLLHPDDQTATIDALARGVGAYDPVALKVVRETARYIGAGIANLVNVLNPEVVVLSSWVARKLGEPLLHEVREAVARHALRRPLAATEIVLSPIPTDPACLGAATFALEGALQSLGQRTATKRTTLARSRTAPPS; this is encoded by the coding sequence GTGAAGCGCACCTCACGTGACATCCGCACCGCGAACCGCTACGAGGTGCTGCGCCAGATCATCGCCGAGTCGCCCACCTCCCGGCAGGAGCTGGCCGCCGCCACGGAACTGAGCCTGGCCACGGTCGCCACGCTCGTCGGCGAACTGCTCGACCTCCGCATGATCACGGAGGTCGGGTTCGAGGACTCGGCGGGGCCGGCCCGGGGACTCGTGGCCGTCAACGCGTCGGGGGGCGCGTTGATCGGTGTCGACATCGCGGAGACGTACGTCCATGTCGAGCTGTTCGACCTCGGGCTGAACGTCCTCGCCCGCGCGGACGAGGACATGGGCCCCGGTGAGAGCCTCCCGGAGCAGGTCGTCGCCCATGTCGCCGCGGCCGTCGGCTCGGTGGTCGCGCAGGCCGGCATCGAGGGCGCGCGGGTTCTCGGCGTCGGGGTGAGCGTGCCGGGGCAGGTGGACCGCGACACCGGGGTCTCCGAGTACGCGCCCAACTGGGACTGGCACGATGTGCCGCTGCTCGACCTGCTGTCCGAGGTCATCGCCTACCCCCTCTATCTGGACAATCCACTGCGTGCCGGCGCGGTCGCAGAAATGTGGTTCGGGGCGGCGCGCGGGCGCGGGGACACGGTGGTGGTCAACCTCGGAACAGGGGTCGGCGCCGGGCTGGCGCTCGGCGGCGGGCTGTACCGGGGGGTGAGCAACAGCGCCGGCGAGTGGGGCCACACCACGCTCGTCCTGGACGGGCGACTGTGCCGCTGCGGCAACCGCGGTTGTGTGGAGGCCTACGTCGGCGCGGCCGGGATCATGCTGAACCTGCGGGAGTTGAGCCCGCGGAGCCCGCTGCTGCACCCGGACGACCAGACGGCCACCATCGACGCGCTGGCCCGCGGAGTGGGCGCGTACGACCCCGTGGCCCTCAAGGTCGTACGGGAAACGGCCCGTTACATCGGCGCCGGCATCGCCAACCTGGTCAACGTCCTCAACCCCGAAGTGGTCGTGCTCAGCAGCTGGGTCGCCCGCAAGCTCGGCGAACCCCTGCTGCACGAAGTGCGCGAGGCCGTAGCCCGGCACGCGCTCAGGCGGCCCCTGGCCGCCACCGAGATCGTCCTCTCCCCCATCCCCACCGACCCGGCGTGCCTGGGCGCGGCCACGTTCGCGCTCGAAGGCGCACTGCAGTCCCTGGGGCAGAGGACCGCCACAAAGCGCACCACCCTCGCAAGGAGCCGTACCGCACCACCTTCATGA
- the rsgA gene encoding ribosome small subunit-dependent GTPase A yields MTTTSAFSALAPYGWDEAWADQFTPYVSEGLLPGRVLRVDRGQCDVVTADGVVRADTAFVTPNDPLRVLCTGDWAVVEPAGNPRYVRTYLPRRTAFVRSTSSKRSEGQILAANVDHAIVAVSLAVEVDLGRIERFLALAWESGAQPVVALTKADLVPEAATLAHLVQDVETTAPGVPVLPVSAVDGAGLDVLAAVVSGGTSVLLGQSGAGKSTLANALLGEDVMDVQATRDVDGKGRHTTTTRNLLLMPGGGVLIDTPGLRGVGLWDAETGVGQVFSEIEELAERCRFHDCAHEAEPGCAVLAAIDSGELPVRRLESYRKLLRENQRIVAKTDARLRAEIRKDWKRKGAQGRAAMEAKRGRWQ; encoded by the coding sequence TTGACTACCACCTCTGCTTTCTCCGCTCTCGCTCCCTACGGCTGGGACGAGGCATGGGCGGACCAATTCACCCCCTACGTGTCCGAAGGGCTGCTGCCCGGACGGGTGCTGAGGGTCGACCGCGGACAGTGCGACGTGGTCACCGCCGACGGGGTCGTGCGGGCCGACACCGCGTTCGTCACCCCGAACGATCCGCTGCGGGTCCTGTGCACCGGCGACTGGGCCGTCGTCGAACCCGCGGGCAACCCCCGCTATGTACGGACGTATCTGCCGCGCCGTACCGCCTTCGTGCGCTCCACCTCCTCCAAGCGGTCCGAGGGGCAGATCCTCGCGGCCAACGTCGACCACGCGATCGTCGCCGTGTCCCTTGCCGTCGAGGTCGACCTCGGCCGCATCGAACGCTTCCTGGCCCTGGCCTGGGAGTCCGGCGCGCAGCCGGTCGTGGCGCTCACCAAGGCCGACCTGGTCCCGGAGGCGGCCACCCTCGCCCATCTCGTCCAGGACGTGGAGACCACGGCGCCCGGTGTGCCGGTGCTGCCGGTCAGCGCCGTCGACGGCGCCGGGCTCGACGTCCTCGCCGCGGTCGTCTCCGGCGGTACGTCCGTGCTGCTCGGGCAGTCCGGCGCGGGCAAGTCGACCCTCGCGAACGCGCTGCTCGGCGAGGACGTCATGGACGTACAGGCCACCCGGGACGTCGACGGCAAGGGCCGCCACACGACGACCACCCGCAACCTGCTGCTCATGCCCGGCGGCGGCGTGCTGATCGACACGCCGGGGCTGCGGGGCGTCGGGCTCTGGGACGCCGAGACCGGTGTCGGGCAGGTCTTCTCCGAGATCGAGGAGCTGGCCGAGCGGTGCCGGTTCCACGACTGCGCCCACGAGGCCGAGCCGGGGTGCGCGGTGCTGGCCGCGATCGACTCCGGGGAGCTGCCGGTACGACGGCTGGAGAGCTACCGCAAGCTGCTGCGGGAGAACCAGCGGATCGTGGCCAAGACCGATGCGCGGCTCAGGGCGGAGATCCGCAAGGACTGGAAGCGGAAGGGGGCACAGGGCCGAGCGGCGATGGAGGCCAAGCGGGGGCGTTGGCAGTAG
- a CDS encoding DNA-3-methyladenine glycosylase 2 family protein, which translates to MDEDTRYEAVRSRDARFDGEFFFGVETTGIYCRPSCPAVTPKRRNVRFFTTAAAAQGSGFRACRRCRPDAVPGSAEWNVRADVVGRAMRLIGDGVVDREGVAGLAARLGYSARQVQRQLTAELGAGPVALARAQRSHTARVLLQTTSLPVTEVAFASGFASVRQFNDTIKAVYASTPTGLRGAAPKGRTATPAAGVPLRLAHRGPYQAGAVFDQLADEAVPGVEDIGGPRGRRTYRRTLRLPYGTGIVAVEERPGRPQPGAGGWLDARLHLTDLRDLTTAVQRLRRLFDLDADPYAVDERLGADPRLAPLVAARPGLRSPGTADPEELAVRALVGRTAAEVLVRRYGKALDAPCGSLTHVFPESAVLAEAEPDGPLGALTADLADGSVRLDPGADRDDAQDALLALPGMDARTVAIIRTRALGDPDVAVPGTDVPDSWRPWRSYALQHLRAAGELEQR; encoded by the coding sequence ATGGACGAAGACACCAGGTACGAAGCGGTGCGCAGCCGGGACGCCCGGTTCGACGGCGAGTTCTTCTTCGGCGTCGAGACGACCGGTATCTACTGCCGCCCGAGCTGCCCCGCCGTCACCCCCAAGCGCCGCAACGTCCGCTTCTTCACGACCGCAGCCGCCGCGCAGGGCTCGGGTTTCCGGGCCTGCCGGCGGTGCCGGCCGGACGCGGTGCCGGGATCGGCCGAGTGGAACGTGCGCGCGGACGTCGTGGGCCGGGCCATGCGGCTGATCGGGGACGGCGTGGTCGACCGGGAGGGTGTCGCCGGGCTCGCCGCACGGCTGGGATACAGCGCGCGGCAGGTCCAGCGGCAGCTCACCGCGGAACTGGGCGCCGGACCGGTCGCCCTGGCCCGCGCCCAGCGCTCGCACACCGCACGCGTCCTGCTGCAGACCACCTCGCTGCCGGTCACGGAGGTCGCGTTCGCATCCGGGTTCGCCAGCGTCCGGCAGTTCAACGACACCATCAAGGCGGTCTACGCCTCGACGCCCACCGGACTGAGAGGCGCCGCGCCGAAGGGCCGTACGGCCACCCCGGCGGCCGGTGTGCCGCTACGCCTCGCGCATCGGGGCCCGTACCAGGCCGGTGCCGTCTTCGATCAGCTGGCGGACGAGGCCGTCCCCGGCGTCGAGGACATCGGCGGACCGCGCGGGCGGCGGACGTACCGCCGCACCCTCCGCCTCCCCTACGGCACCGGAATCGTCGCCGTCGAGGAGCGGCCGGGACGGCCGCAGCCCGGGGCCGGCGGCTGGCTGGACGCGCGGCTGCACCTCACCGACCTGCGCGATCTGACGACGGCCGTGCAGCGGCTGCGGCGGCTGTTCGACCTGGACGCCGATCCGTACGCCGTGGACGAGCGGCTCGGCGCCGATCCGCGGCTCGCCCCGCTGGTCGCCGCCCGGCCCGGACTGCGGTCGCCGGGCACCGCCGATCCGGAGGAGCTGGCGGTACGCGCGCTGGTGGGGCGTACGGCGGCCGAGGTGCTCGTACGCCGGTACGGCAAGGCCCTGGACGCGCCCTGCGGCAGCCTCACCCACGTCTTCCCCGAGTCCGCGGTCCTCGCGGAGGCCGAGCCGGACGGTCCCCTGGGCGCGCTCACCGCCGACCTCGCCGACGGCTCCGTACGACTGGACCCGGGGGCCGACCGGGACGACGCGCAGGACGCGCTGCTCGCCCTGCCCGGGATGGACGCCCGCACCGTGGCGATCATCCGCACTCGCGCCCTCGGCGACCCGGACGTGGCCGTGCCCGGCACGGACGTCCCCGACAGCTGGCGCCCCTGGCGCTCCTACGCACTACAACACCTGCGTGCAGCAGGGGAGTTGGAGCAACGATGA
- a CDS encoding radical SAM protein, with product MGSRTALVEDLMERFPHVPREAVFKEDLLRGGVAFDPSALSDNEGGEVKPKSYFIFSFDHGTLPELGEAALRRPPEEIILTGGPYDLRRTVVSVRVNPSSPYRVAADEDGMLGLYLDGKRISDVGVPPMPEYYRHTLSNGKSVMEVAPTIQWGYLIYLTVFRVCQYFGAKEECQYCDINHNWRQHKAAGRPYTGVKDVEEVLEALEIIDRYDTAKASTAYTLTGGAITKTVAGRDEADFYGHYAKAIEERFPGRWIGKVVAQALPRDDVQRFKDYGVQIYHPNYEVWDRRLFELYCPGKERYVGRDEWHKRILDSAEIFGARNVIPNFVAGVEMAEPFGFTTVDEAIASTTEGLRFFMSHGITPRFTTWCPEPTTPLGKANPQGAPLEYHIRLLEAYRATMDDFGLSSPPGYGPPGPGRAVFSVSSFMDSLSAQEPVEV from the coding sequence ATGGGCAGCCGTACCGCGCTGGTCGAGGATCTGATGGAGCGCTTTCCGCATGTGCCGCGGGAGGCCGTCTTCAAAGAGGATCTGCTCCGGGGCGGGGTTGCTTTCGACCCGTCGGCCCTCAGTGACAACGAAGGCGGCGAGGTCAAGCCGAAGTCGTACTTCATCTTCTCCTTCGACCACGGCACCCTGCCCGAGCTGGGCGAGGCGGCGCTGCGCCGCCCGCCGGAGGAGATCATCCTCACCGGAGGGCCGTACGACCTGCGGCGGACCGTGGTCTCGGTGCGGGTGAACCCGTCGTCGCCGTACCGTGTGGCCGCCGACGAGGACGGGATGCTCGGGCTCTACCTCGACGGGAAGCGGATCTCCGACGTAGGGGTGCCGCCCATGCCGGAGTACTACCGGCACACCCTCTCCAACGGGAAGTCCGTGATGGAGGTCGCCCCGACCATCCAGTGGGGCTACCTGATCTATCTCACCGTCTTCCGGGTCTGCCAGTACTTCGGCGCCAAGGAGGAGTGCCAGTACTGCGACATCAACCACAACTGGCGCCAGCACAAGGCGGCGGGCCGGCCGTACACGGGCGTCAAGGACGTGGAGGAGGTCCTGGAGGCGCTGGAGATCATCGACCGCTACGACACCGCGAAGGCGTCCACCGCCTACACGCTCACCGGCGGCGCGATCACCAAGACGGTGGCGGGACGCGATGAAGCCGATTTCTACGGCCATTACGCCAAGGCCATCGAGGAGCGCTTCCCGGGCCGCTGGATCGGCAAGGTGGTCGCGCAGGCGCTGCCGCGTGACGACGTACAGCGGTTCAAGGACTACGGCGTGCAGATCTACCACCCCAACTACGAGGTGTGGGACCGCCGCCTGTTCGAGCTGTACTGCCCCGGCAAGGAGCGCTATGTCGGCCGTGACGAGTGGCACAAGCGGATCCTCGACTCGGCGGAGATCTTCGGCGCCCGCAATGTGATCCCCAACTTCGTGGCGGGCGTGGAGATGGCCGAGCCGTTCGGCTTCACGACGGTCGACGAGGCGATCGCGTCGACCACCGAGGGCCTGCGCTTCTTCATGTCGCACGGCATCACGCCCCGGTTCACCACCTGGTGCCCCGAGCCGACGACCCCGCTCGGCAAGGCCAACCCGCAGGGTGCCCCGCTGGAGTACCACATCCGGCTCCTGGAGGCCTACCGCGCCACCATGGACGACTTCGGCCTGTCCTCGCCTCCCGGATACGGCCCGCCCGGCCCCGGCCGCGCGGTGTTCTCCGTCAGCTCCTTCATGGACAGCCTTTCGGCGCAGGAGCCAGTCGAGGTGTAA
- a CDS encoding methylated-DNA--[protein]-cysteine S-methyltransferase → MTYYTTLGSPLGPLLLTADRNGTLTSLSMPGQKGGRTVQDGWRSDPGPFREAQEQLAAYFAGDLKEFRLPLRAEGTAFRERVWSALDSVPYGATTTYGEIAARIGASRAAVRAVGGAIGANPLLVLRPCHRVIGADGSLTGYAGGLERKVELLGLEGAL, encoded by the coding sequence ATGACGTACTACACCACCCTCGGCAGTCCCCTCGGCCCTCTCCTCCTCACCGCCGATCGCAACGGCACCCTCACCTCCCTCTCCATGCCGGGCCAGAAGGGCGGCCGCACCGTCCAGGACGGCTGGCGGTCCGACCCCGGGCCCTTCCGGGAGGCTCAGGAGCAGCTCGCCGCGTACTTCGCCGGCGATCTGAAGGAGTTCCGGCTGCCGCTGCGCGCCGAGGGCACCGCATTCCGGGAGCGGGTGTGGTCCGCGCTCGACTCCGTGCCGTACGGCGCGACGACGACGTACGGCGAGATCGCCGCGCGCATTGGGGCGTCCCGGGCCGCCGTGCGGGCGGTCGGCGGCGCGATCGGTGCGAATCCGCTGCTCGTTCTGCGTCCGTGCCATCGCGTGATCGGCGCGGATGGCTCTCTGACGGGTTATGCGGGGGGCCTGGAGCGGAAGGTGGAGCTGCTTGGGCTGGAAGGTGCGCTCTGA
- a CDS encoding PP2C family serine/threonine-protein phosphatase, whose amino-acid sequence MATEPSSAPPHPVAPALAASSPARPATPSRIELPTAAPPLHLDYVGSGPPTYDAEPTALPPADPDELDDLVADTVLDGAHYGACSLRAVSVRGDSARYRGEPRRDSLLTARFGSGEQALILVAMATGARATPGAHRAAAEACHWIGRAVGRSHARLSEDIRAARRGDLKSGLHRLTDRSLGKLRAGAAEQGIDPEEYAATLRCLLLPADPECRTRVFFGVGAGGLFRLRDGEWHDIEPSVGDIAGEPVVGFGSLPHETPEGDRLTMDLGIPTPPSPYEPAPEPPREPFRFRASVARPGDTLLMCTGGLAEPLRGEPELCKYLTGRWSGPTPPGLAAFLADTQTRVKGYADDRTAAAVWEA is encoded by the coding sequence TTGGCCACCGAGCCCTCCTCCGCACCGCCGCACCCCGTCGCCCCAGCCCTCGCCGCGTCGTCGCCCGCCCGCCCTGCCACCCCCTCCCGCATCGAGCTCCCCACCGCCGCCCCACCCCTACACCTCGACTACGTCGGCTCCGGACCCCCCACCTACGACGCCGAACCCACCGCACTGCCCCCCGCCGACCCGGACGAACTCGACGACCTGGTCGCCGACACCGTGCTCGACGGAGCCCACTACGGGGCCTGTTCGTTGCGGGCCGTTTCGGTGCGCGGGGACTCCGCGCGGTACCGGGGTGAGCCGCGTCGCGACTCGTTGCTCACCGCGCGGTTCGGCAGTGGCGAGCAGGCGCTGATCCTCGTGGCGATGGCGACCGGGGCACGAGCGACACCGGGGGCGCACCGGGCGGCGGCCGAGGCCTGTCACTGGATCGGGCGGGCCGTGGGCCGCAGTCATGCGCGGCTCAGCGAGGACATCCGGGCCGCCCGGCGCGGTGATCTGAAGTCGGGGCTGCACCGGCTCACCGACCGCAGCCTCGGCAAGCTCCGCGCCGGCGCGGCCGAGCAGGGCATCGACCCGGAGGAGTACGCGGCCACCCTGCGCTGTCTGCTGCTGCCCGCCGACCCCGAGTGCCGTACCCGTGTGTTCTTCGGCGTCGGCGCGGGCGGACTGTTCCGGCTCAGGGACGGCGAGTGGCACGACATCGAGCCGTCGGTCGGCGACATCGCGGGCGAACCGGTCGTCGGCTTCGGCTCGCTCCCGCACGAGACGCCCGAGGGTGACCGGCTCACCATGGACCTGGGCATCCCGACGCCCCCGAGCCCGTACGAGCCCGCGCCCGAGCCGCCCCGCGAACCCTTCCGCTTCCGCGCCTCCGTAGCCCGCCCGGGTGACACGCTCCTGATGTGCACCGGCGGCCTGGCCGAACCGCTGCGCGGCGAACCGGAGCTGTGCAAGTACCTGACCGGCCGATGGTCGGGCCCCACCCCGCCCGGCCTGGCGGCATTCCTCGCCGACACCCAGACCCGGGTCAAGGGATACGCCGACGACCGTACGGCCGCCGCGGTCTGGGAGGCGTAG